The nucleotide sequence TGTCATCAGCTGCTGAAGGATGTTCAGATGTGTTGATGAATgaaattccaaaaatttTGGACATGGTCTTGCCTACTTTGAATGATGAGCATCCAAGAGTACAATACGCTTGTTGTAATGCATTGGGCCAAATGTCAACTGATTTCTCAGATCTAATTCAAAGAACATCAGGAAACAGGATATTACCTGCTCttatttccaaattgacaaataaATCTGTTCCACGCGTGCAAGCCCACGCGGCTGCCGCTTTGGTCAACTTTTCTGAAGCGGCTACCAAAGACATTTTAGAACCGTATTTGGATGacttgttgaacaatttgttaattttATTGCAATCACCAAAGAGGTATGTTCAGGAACAAGTGTTGACTACAATTGCTATCATTGCTGATGCTGCTGAAAAGACATTTGTCAAATACTACGATACCTTAATGCCATTATTAGTAAGTGTGTTGAAAACCGATATGGGGGATGAAAATAGATTACTCAAAGCCAAGTGTATTGAATGTTCTACCTTGATTGCATTAGCtgttggaaaagaaaaatttgaacCACAAAGCCATGACTTGATACAATTGTTTGGCcatattcaacaaacaGCGactgctgatgatgatccAGTTAAGCAATACTTGGAACAAGCTTGGGGTAGGATTTGCCGCATCTTGGGTAAAGACTTTTTACCATATTTGCCATCAGTATTGCCTCCTTTGATGGTAACTGCAAAGGCTTCTCAGGATATCTCATTGTTGGAAGAGGATGAAGCAGAGGAGTACAATAACAACGAGGAATGGGATGTCATTAATCTATCAGGGAAATGGATTGCAGTCCATACTGCTGCTTTGGATGACAAAGTCACCGCAATGGATTTGTTGAGAACATATGCCATCCAGCTCAAGGAGGATTTCTACCCATGGGTGAAGGAGATTGCTGAAGATATTGCATTACCAGGATTAGACTTTTACTTGCATGATGGAGTACGTGGCTCAGCAGCGTTGACCTTGGCATCCTTGTTGAAATGTACAGTAGCAGCAACAGGAAAAGATTCTCAAGATACGTTACTTCTTTGGTCTAAAATTGCTGACAAGTTGGCCGAAGTTTTGAGCTCAGAACCGGTGGCAGAGTTGTTGGTTGCGTACTATACTGCTTTGGTTGAATCCATCAATACCTTATCACCAAACTCCATCTCTCCACCTCAATTGCAAGCATTTGCCAAGTCAATTAATGCTAACATGGTTGAAATTTATGAAAGAATAAAAGCTCGTGATAATGAAGACGATGAATATACTGAAGATGTcgaggaagatgaagaggagtacactgatgaagaattgttggatgagataaacaaagttttttcagcaattttcaaaaatgtgAAAGCAAACGCcttggaaaattttcaagtaCTCATCCCAACTGTGGCcacatttatcaatgaagaaaataCAAGCTTGAAACTTTGTGGGTTATGCATTGTATGTGATATCTTGGAGCACGGTGGACCACAatctattgttttcaagGAGTCTTTCCTCAACGTTTTGGCCCACTCACTTTCCTCACCACATGCAGGTGTACGTCAAGCCAGTTCATATGCAGTTGGAGTTGCTGCTCAATTTGGTGGTGAAGATTATGGAGAATTTTGTGTGCACTGTTTGCAGCCTATGTTTAAGATGGCCTCGGTACCAGATGCCAAAGCCGATGAGAATATCCATGCTACCGAAAATGCCGTGTCGGCAATCGCTAAAGTATTGCATACATTTTCCTCATCAGTTCCTAACCTAGACGTATTGTTGGACCAATGGGTTCACCTTTTGCCTATCGTACAGGATGATAACGCAGCTGCCTTTGCTTATGTATTCCTTAGTGGGTTAATTGATAACAATCATCCCGCTGTTGCAAAGAACATTCCAAAAGTAGTGGACTCGGTGATACAAGCATTGGCCCACGCTTCAATAGGTGGAAACACCGCCAATAAAGCTGTCGCTTCAACCAGAAACTTGTTGAGCTCAATCCCTCATGACAAGGCCATTGCGCTACTTCAAGAGAATCTGTCGAATATAGATGTTGTCAAAAAGTACTTCAGTTAAGTAACAATGAGAAAACTAAATGTTACCTCTATTTACTGACCTTCCCTATTTCCACTCTAGTGTTTGTCGATCAATACTACTAGTTATAAGAGTCTCATCaccattgttgtttataAAGGAAGTAAAGTCTTTAATCTTTGCttgatgttgattcaattcaacaactacCTTATCATCAACTATATCTAATCCACGTATGATACCATCTTCACCCATGACCCAAATTCCTGattctttctctttcgAGTCCAATTTCCACGAAATCAATGGTTGCGAAAATTTATCTTGAGGTGATAAAGTGTTTAAATTCTTGATTATCTGATTGCGAGCTATTGATGTGGAGTCGAAATCGATAAGGGAAATGATAATGATCCTCATGTATGGCTCGTGTGAGGTAGCAACGGCAATTAACGGTATTCCATTGCCTTTGTGGGATATCGTGATAAATCTTGGTGAGAAACTTGAGGTGGTGAATTCAGCATCattaattgaaattttgtacTTTGGTGAAAATCGCTCGTTTTGTATAGTAAAGACCTCCAATAATGTATTTTCAAGTTTACCTAATATAATTACTATCTCGTTTTTATACGTAGTAACGTCGAAGCAAGTACCTTGTTGatctaatttcaattcagtAACTAAagaaatatcatcatctagCTTGACAAGTTTGAGCATGTTACTCCAAGTGAGAACTATAATGTAATCTGTTCCATTGAAATTAACATGTTTGACATCAACAGTAAACCTAGATTGTGTATCGAAAGTGCCAATGTCCTCAAAgttttcattcaacaagtaaAGCTTGCCACTCATTcccaacaaaacaatatttACACCAACAATCAACACCTTTTTGACAATCTCCTGGAACCTAATCAGTTTTATAGTGCCACTATTACTAATAATAACTTGTGAATcgtttgttgaaaagtatACTGAGCCGTTGTTTTCGTCATAGGTACTTGATATGACTAATGAATGaatattcaatttcgtTGGATTTTGAGGATATTGCAGTGGCCAGTTCACAAATTGTTCATGAATCAAATCCTTCAATCTCAATGGGAGTTCCTCATTGACATTTATGGGGTCCTTTCGTTTGTTGTAATATGAAGAAAATTGTAATCTATCTTCGACTATCTGCGACAATGATTCAGAATTTAGCAATTGTGGTTGTACTGGCTTACCGTGTTCCAATTCGAGGTGATACAATGTCTGTGTATAATTGTTCTCTTTGAGGAAATGAGCTACTAAGTTAAGGATATCTGCTTGATCGACCATGGTAGGGAGGTATGGGCTTatggttgcaaaagtaTGATGGAAATAGTTGGTGACATTTGATGGATTTTAAAGTAGTGTATTGGAGGACAATAATTAGCTTGGGGGAAAATTTTAGAGAAGCTTTTACCAATGGATGTTTTGTTTGGAGGATTAAGGGAGAGATTACTGAAAACTAGCACTTGAATAGGCACAATTATCAAACCAACAAACGCtataacaaacaaacaactaAATAACCATTACTTGATGCACATATTCTAACCCGATTTGCTTACTGCAAGCCACCATTTTATATATTGCATATAGGAACTACCACCTCTCACCTTTTTACGGTTATCCGCTTGCGGCTCCTTTTGCTCATCAGAAACAGTTTGTTTCCTTTGAGCCTCACAGAGAGTGGAGGGATTTCTCAACTCGCCACCAAACACTTTATATACGGGTAAAGAAACATGGCAACTTTTCTGACACTAACTTCGAAACGGAAAATGGTTATTGCTTCGTTAGATTCGACAAATCAAACTCTAACCTTTACTCGTAAATATAGCCAAAAATAGACCCTCAATTATTCTTGTTAAGGactcttttgttttattcCAAAGTGTTCCTTGGAAAAAGATAACCAATTGTATAGTTGATGAGGGGCTATCTGGAAATGTGGGAATTATTAATTATACCCatttattttgaataattttttcaCCGGGATGTTCtattttattattttaGCTGCATTGCCCGGTTAAGAACCACCTACACAAATATCTGATTAGTGTAATAATCGGACACCGAAAGCTGTATTGAAAGTAACTTTTAAGGCTATAGAGGATGGTGGACAAATATTTACATTTTTAGAGGAAAATTTAAGTTTATATGAAACTCTAGACAATGTGatttataaatttttttcagGTTTTTTGCAGCAATCTGGCTTACATATGgaaagatgaaaaatcCATTGTAAATAGCTCAATGCAAAAAAGCAAATCATTAGTCTCTTACCAGCTAGAGACTTATTGCTATGCTAATCATAGACTCTACCTAAACAGATAGTATCTATCTATGATCTTTCTTGAaatgtttgttgtttgacTGCACGTGATAACCCAAACTAAATTGTGGGGTTTTCCTCTTCGCGCTAATCCTCTTCTTTTACCCTCGGCAATGATAAAAGTACACAAAAGTGCAATTTGTTGTCGGGATtaaaaaatgaaaagttTCACAGTTTGATTATGTGGAGCCGGGGCAAGTAAAGAGAGATGTTATCAGCTCTGCTGCTTATAGCGAACAGTAGGGTGTTAGGAGTTCCACTTATGGTCCTCTTGATTTAATCGGCTATACAtgtaaagaaaagaagatgataaaAGCAAGGTGTATACGATGAGCCAGCTTTAAACAAACCGTTgtgtttctttttgctgTGTTCGTGTTTTTGTTCTCGTACGTTTAACTCCGCCAGTAAAAGAAGTTTTGATCgaaatatcaaaatcaaaaataatTCAAACAACATCAAAGCCAAACAATTTTCATATTCCTTTAACTAAGTCAAACGAGAGAACCTTTGAATTATTGGCAGCATTCTACAAAACCACAAGGTACGTTTTACAGTTcttaaatttgaaaacttgttCCCGTTTAGAAAAGCCCCAAGACTGAATGCACTTTTGACAATTGTGGAACCAGAAGAATTACAATTTTATGCATGAAATACTAACCACAACAGCTATCATCATGTCATTGACTCCTTTAGAGAAAGCCGCATCAGGTGCTTTGGCTTCCGCCATAGCTAACACCATCATCTACCCAGTGGACCTCTCTAAAACAATCATCCAAACACAGGTCCACACCGAAAATAAACAAGAGTTGAAATATAAGAATACACTCGATGTGCTCAAACAAATCTATGCCAAAAAGGGGGTGTTGGGATGGTATCAAGGGCTATTCTCCACTATTGTTGGTTCATTCAGTCAAAACCTTTCATTCTTCTACTGGTATTCACTTGTTAAGAAGGTCTACGCtaatttgaagaaacacCAACCAAACCACAAACCTACCACATTCACAGAATTAGCCCTAGGAGCTATTGCTGCCGCTATTTCCCAGTGCTTCACGATGCCCATCGGAGTAGTAACCACGCAACACCAAACGGACAAGCAACAACGTACCACCAGCGAGCTAGttaaacaaattttgagaGAGGATGGAGTTACGGGGTTGTGGAGGGGTTTAAGAGTATCTTTGATACTCTGCATAAACCCTTCCATAACCTATGGCTCGtatgaaaagttgaagacGGTGATTTATGGTAATAAAGAATTCTTAGGTCCTTTAGAAAGTTTCAGTTTAGGAATGATTGCCAAATCATTAGCCACTGTTGCTACTCAGCCGCTTATTGTTTCTAAGGcattgttgcaaaagagTAAAGGTAAGAGTCACAagaaaaatgaatttggtgaatatgatgatgaagaagaagatatcAAGTTTGATCATTTCACTCATGCTTTAGCTCATTTGTGGAAAACTGAGAAGTTTAAAGGTTTGTATAAGGGAATTGGTccacaattgttgaaaggtgtttttgttcaaggtttgttgtttatgtttaaggatcaaattgatttgttgttcttgttcatcTTGTCAGTGATCAAAAGGAAGAGAATTGCAAAGGCTTAGAATATTTTTATAGTTTATTAGTTTTATAGTTTGAATGGATTGAGATTCAGTAAATAATTAGAGGGCGATCATTTTAAACCTCAAAGGGCTCTCGGGTTTATAAATGCGAACACGTGATTATTGTTATTCTATATTACTTTCTCTAATTTTCGCCAAAAtaatgtaaacaaaaaaacattgttgatttctAATTTATTATGTAAtaacttttcaaatattttgtaaatgagttcaaattcatttgcATGTCTAGAACCTGGTGACACCGTCTCCTAAAGTTCAGAAATCATAGGAAGTATATATCCAAGCTTTTCTGTTTACGAGACAGAAGCGATACTATAACCAAAaaagtgaagaaaaaaCACTTCTACTTCCAGCCTTCAGCTCCCCCAAGATGAGCGTGTCCCAACTCATTACCGAGATCAACAATACGTATCACACAAACAAGCAAGAGAAATTTAACAGTTTGACGAAACTACTCTCTGTGAATCCAGCAGAGAATGGTTATATAGCATCtatttacaacaacactTCAACGTCGCAATTGAAAACGTTGTATGACGATGATTGGCCAGCATTTCCAACAGTTGTATCCAGTTTTGTCAAACTTTGCAATGAAATGGATCCATGGTCTGTCTTGCAATCGTTTGATCTATACACCACATATCTTAATGATTTATCGGTtgcattcaacaataacaattttGGTTGGCTTTTATCAGGTGTAATTAAATCAACTATAGGGATAGTGACACCATGGGCATTACAATTGGACACGCAGATGTTCTTCAAGGAGAATGGTGGGAAATATCGATTAAATTATATTGCCAGtgtgattttgaaaatctttaACAATATTcgaatcaattcaaatgcCTATAAAGAGTCGATTATATTGTATCTAGGGAACAAGCTTTGCTTTATATATTGGAAGTTGGATAACCCTTTGCTTTGTCGGAATATCTTTAGCAATATGAATAATACTAATTTACAGTTGGCAGATTTCCCCATGGTTGAGCAGTTGAAATATCGGTATTACCTAGCGCGGTActactttatcaaatatgaattgattgagagttttgagttgttgaaatggtGTTTGATTAGGACGAGTAGTGGCAAGaaccaacaattgataCTTGAGCTATTCATTCCAATCAGTTTGGTTATCGGCAAGACCCCAAACTTTATCGCATTGAAACAATCACAAAGGAATAACCAATACGTGGTAAATTTTTTATCCATGTATGAAGAGATGTCTAAAGCTATACGACCAGGTGATTATGCATTGTTCAAATCCATAGTGGAAAAGAATCATCGCTACTTAAAGAGCAAAAACTTACTACTCTTGACGAACAAGATGGAGATTTTAATTTATCgaaatttggtgaaaaattgttggaagATACTAGGAAGACAAACTACAATGCCTTATAACCTTGTCCCAATTCAAGACATCTACTTTAAAGAAAACTTATTTGTCACtttgattgattcaaatttaatCAAGGGTAAATTGACAAACAAGTCAGTGGTGTTGAGCAAGAATGATCCATTCCCCAAAGTGTTTGATATCTACATGAAAcgattcaaatcaaaatataaCCAATGGATGTAGCTATACAATTCCGAAggaatttttcaaattttcttgATCCCGTTGCTTTCgtaaattttcaacttcttcaatgcCTCCGGATTTTTTTAGCCTGTTgtcttcaacaaaatcgCCCAACTCTTCTTGAAACTTGTTTAATTGCGACAATTGTCTTTCACGTTGTCTCAACTTCTCCGCCCGCTCAATAGCTTCCAATCTACTTTCATGATTTGGGTTCAATTGGGCAATATCAACCAACACCTGTCCTTGAATATCGTGCAAGCTTTCGCCAGGTTCAGGAATGTGCAAATTAGCCATGACCTTATTACGTTTCGATGATGCGCCTTTGCTCTGCTCAATAGAACAttgttcaatcaattcatatGTCTCTTGAATCTTTTGTAGATCCTCCTGCAAATCACTAGTTAAATCATCttgcaatttgaaaaattgttgttcttcACAAACTTTATCCAATTCGGATTCCCATATCTTCTTCCAGATCGACTTCTCCTTCGATATAAAGCTACTCATTTCGTCAAGTGATTTCTTTGCATTGGCAATTTCCTTGGTTATATGCTTCAACTGTTTCTCTCCAACTCGTACACCTCTTTGGGCAACGTCCTTTCTCATTTCCTCCATTAAGTCCTGTAAATCGTCAACTTTGGTTAACAATGCATCTGAATCGTCAGATAATTTAGAATGGCACGATTCCATATACATTCTGTTTGAATCCGAGGCCTCCACATTTGAGTCTTGGAATCTCTTCAACTGGGTGGAGATATTTGCAAGCACTTGCTTAAACGAAGTAGTAGAGCTCTTATTCATCTGTTTAATAGTACGAagatcattttcaattcttgttaTCTCTTTTCTATCATCTGAGTCTGAACTAGGCGAGGGAATCGAACTTTGAGTATTGAGCTCATTACGCATTGATTCTATTGCCTCCAAAACGGTTTCAAACTTTATATTCAACTGGTTAATGTTAGAACTCTCCTCattcaaactcaacaagGAACCATTTTTCACTTCGTTTAGCGATTGTTCCTCCAACTCGTAAAATACCTTTGTTTGCGGGTCCTGTATGTAAATATCAGGAAAGTTACCTGAGCCAAGTGAGTATGcaaacttttcaacaaataccAATCGGATGGATGCTAGTGTAACCGGTGTGGTAAGGTTTGACTTTCTAGTCTTTTGACCTATCCTCAACAACACATATATTTCCTGAGCCGGCTCTTCTTGCATCGAATTGTTGGCAGATACGTTGGGGGATTTAGGTACAGGAAGTGCTGGTGAGGTGTCAACTGCATTATGAGTGAGTTTAGCATACTGGTATGCGCTAAACCTTTTACTTGCACGACGTTGCATAGCATCACCATTTTGAAGTTGGAGCAATGCATCATTTTGAGATCTTCTAGACTCTCTTGGTTGAGAGAGCCGTGGTTGCTCAGGGGGATTCACAGTGGTTGCTTCCCTAGCACGTTCCGGCTCACGTTTGAGTTCACGCTCCGGCTCACGTTCTCGTGATGCTTGACTTCTGCTCATTCTCTGCTCCTCTGCTTCCCTATCACGTTCTTGTGATAACACCTTTGCACGAGTTTGTTTTGCCTTCAAGTTCTGTAGTAGCGTAACAATAATGTTTCTAATTTCAGGCAAAAACCGATCAAGATTCTCCTGTGATGGAGCTTCACTCAATGCAGCTTCCAAAATGGTCCTCAACGCTTGAGGTACATTGCCGAGATCAGAAGTGTCAATTCCACTGTTTGTAAATGCTTTTGTTGCTGCTTTAAAGTCATTCCCCAATTTCACATATGCATCAGATACAAACTTATCATCAGCTTCTTGTCTAGCCCATTGAGTTAAACTCTCTAGTAAGTGTTTTGTTGAGACGAGTAATCTAGTCACACATGATTCAATGGTATGCAATGACTTTCTCTTTggattgatgaaagtttCCTGTGATGAATGGAACGACATTGATTTGAGAAGTAAACGGGTTGATCTATATaagttttttgttttgtgcATAACATTTATACACACTACATTTTTTCTCCTACGCCCATTCAGGTTTTGGTTCACTTCTTCCTCTCCAATTACCTCTGCCTCTTCCCCTTCCTCTACCTCTGCCACCTCTTCCCCTTCCTCTACCTCTTCCGCCTCTTGCACCAGATTCACCAAAAGTGTCAAAGTTTAAATTTCTCTCTTCTGCCCATCTATTCCTGTTATTTCCTTTTTCctcagttgatgatgaaattgaatcaaaaaacGATGACTGCTTGTTGTACTTTGGACCTTCGTCTTGCTCTTTCACTtctctttgaaatttggcATTAGACTGTTCAAAATCGAAATCTTCTTTAAAGTCCAAATTTGtatgttttggttttggcCTTGACCCGGGCTGAGATTGTGCCACAtccttttcttcaatgttTTCCTTTGCTGCTTCATTGGGTAATGAACCAGGCTCGGTTTCATTAGTACTCTTTGTGGGTGGCTGTTCTTgagttgtttttgttggcTGTGGTTGTTCACGAGGGACGGCACCAGAAGTTTCAGTTGGAGCTGTTGCAGCTTGTGCTGGACTTGGTCCCGGTTGATTCACATTGGTTGAAGTTGGTTGTGGGGGGAACTGTTGTGGGTATGGTGGTTGTTGCGAAGTTGGTGTGGGATACAACCCAGACGTTCCAATGGGGGGATACACTGGTCTCACTTGCTCAATAGGGACATCTAAAACTGATAAATCTTCCACGTCATTGCCTCTGAATACAACGTAGTCATAAATGTCGTTTCCTGGAGGAACTTCCAAATGTGGTTGTCCTAATCTACCTTCAGTACCAAACATTCTTACCGATTTCAATGCAATTGTAGCATCGTCGGCATTTATGTTTTCTAATATACCGACATACCTTAAATTCTTTTTAGAAATTAAGGAGATGGTCTTGCCAACAAAATCAGACATGGGCGATAGTGTGCTGAAAGTATGTTGGAATTGTGTTTGATGCATGTTTTTTCACATTTTCTcgttgatgaaaagttaAACGTTGGAGTGGGTCACGTGAGGAACCGTTTACTAGAGCCTTTTGAGTAAAAAGTCAGGAAGATTACTAGAAGCTGTAGATATGAAGAGGAGGGCAAAGGAGTAGTTTAGTATAGATGAGGAGGTATTAAGTGGGTGCTACTCTAACGGTGAAAGGATCCTTTCtacaaaggaaaaaaataaatcaacCAGTTGATATTGTTCACCAAAGATACCAAAGCAGAACTTATAATGGATCTCAATGAACAAATGGAGCAGATTGCAGCTGAAGCGGTTAACATAGCTCAACAAAGGGATGACGAAAGGGAAATTCACGCAGGGGAGAGTGAACCAAAGGAGGTTTCTCAAGAAACCCTTCAAGAGACTCCTACAACCGAAGAGGCACTAGAGGAAGATAAagtaatcaattcaatcaaagtAAAGAAAATCCCACATTCGGACGATCGATTCAACACCCACAAGAAGGTCATTAGAAGAGTCGAACCACAGGTAGATATTGACACGACAAGCAATGAGCAGCCACCACCAAATGACGATTTCAACCCGCAACAAAGGAAACgattggaattggaagagAAAATGACAGCTGCTATCAAAG is from Candida orthopsilosis Co 90-125, chromosome 1 draft sequence and encodes:
- a CDS encoding Pse1 protein (S. cerevisiae homolog PSE1 has transporter activity, has role in mRNA export from protein import into nucleus and localizes to cytoplasm, nucleus); its protein translation is MSVLPDDVNAVLAHLLENLLSTDSNSRVNAEKSLEIEWSTKQNVELLLVFLAEQATSGANDTIKAFSAVMFRRMAIKSPKELSSVTDRTIGVIGEPAKQQIRTILLHGFSAPQSNQVRHKLSDAISEVSKDDCSPPGTWNELVPALFQASKNPDPSFRESAFRVFSASPELIDQSFINEILPIYTSGFDDENDEVRIAACSAFVAFFRELPKNVWPSLSPLLPNLLNSLPRFLQNGQDEALASVLEKLIDLVELAPKMFKDMFPTIIDFCAMVSKNKDLESSTRMASLELLTTFAEVSPAMCKRTPTYTEQIVLITLSMLTEVCIDDDEAAEWNNNDDTEEDDEEPEYDAARQSLDRVSLRLNGQSMAGPLFQYLPAMTQSQNWRERQAALMALSSAAEGCSDVLMNEIPKILDMVLPTLNDEHPRVQYACCNALGQMSTDFSDLIQRTSGNRILPALISKLTNKSVPRVQAHAAAALVNFSEAATKDILEPYLDDLLNNLLILLQSPKRYVQEQVLTTIAIIADAAEKTFVKYYDTLMPLLVSVLKTDMGDENRLLKAKCIECSTLIALAVGKEKFEPQSHDLIQLFGHIQQTATADDDPVKQYLEQAWGRICRILGKDFLPYLPSVLPPLMVTAKASQDISLLEEDEAEEYNNNEEWDVINLSGKWIAVHTAALDDKVTAMDLLRTYAIQLKEDFYPWVKEIAEDIALPGLDFYLHDGVRGSAALTLASLLKCTVAATGKDSQDTLLLWSKIADKLAEVLSSEPVAELLVAYYTALVESINTLSPNSISPPQLQAFAKSINANMVEIYERIKARDNEDDEYTEDVEEDEEEYTDEELLDEINKVFSAIFKNVKANALENFQVLIPTVATFINEENTSLKLCGLCIVCDILEHGGPQSIVFKESFLNVLAHSLSSPHAGVRQASSYAVGVAAQFGGEDYGEFCVHCLQPMFKMASVPDAKADENIHATENAVSAIAKVLHTFSSSVPNLDVLLDQWVHLLPIVQDDNAAAFAYVFLSGLIDNNHPAVAKNIPKVVDSVIQALAHASIGGNTANKAVASTRNLLSSIPHDKAIALLQENSSNIDVVKKYFS
- a CDS encoding Ant1 protein (S. cerevisiae homolog ANT1 has adenine transmembrane transporter activity, has role in peroxisome organization, ATP transport, fatty acid beta-oxidation and localizes to integral to peroxisomal membrane); protein product: MHEILTTTAIIMSLTPLEKAASGALASAIANTIIYPVDLSKTIIQTQVHTENKQELKYKNTLDVLKQIYAKKGVLGWYQGLFSTIVGSFSQNLSFFYWYSLVKKVYANLKKHQPNHKPTTFTELALGAIAAAISQCFTMPIGVVTTQHQTDKQQRTTSELVKQILREDGVTGLWRGLRVSLILCINPSITYGSYEKLKTVIYGNKEFLGPLESFSLGMIAKSLATVATQPLIVSKALLQKSKGKSHKKNEFGEYDDEEEDIKFDHFTHALAHLWKTEKFKGLYKGIGPQLLKGVFVQGLLFMFKDQIDLLFLFILSVIKRKRIAKA
- a CDS encoding Bud6 protein (protein required for Spitzenkorper in cells in albicans), whose translation is MHKTKNLYRSTRLLLKSMSFHSSQETFINPKRKSLHTIESCVTRLLVSTKHLLESLTQWARQEADDKFVSDAYVKLGNDFKAATKAFTNSGIDTSDLGNVPQALRTILEAALSEAPSQENLDRFLPEIRNIIVTLLQNLKAKQTRAKVLSQERDREAEEQRMSRSQASREREPERELKREPERAREATTVNPPEQPRLSQPRESRRSQNDALLQLQNGDAMQRRASKRFSAYQYAKLTHNAVDTSPALPVPKSPNVSANNSMQEEPAQEIYVLLRIGQKTRKSNLTTPVTLASIRLVFVEKFAYSLGSGNFPDIYIQDPQTKVFYELEEQSLNEVKNGSLLSLNEESSNINQLNIKFETVLEAIESMRNELNTQSSIPSPSSDSDDRKEITRIENDLRTIKQMNKSSTTSFKQVLANISTQLKRFQDSNVEASDSNRMYMESCHSKLSDDSDALLTKVDDLQDLMEEMRKDVAQRGVRVGEKQLKHITKEIANAKKSLDEMSSFISKEKSIWKKIWESELDKVCEEQQFFKLQDDLTSDLQEDLQKIQETYELIEQCSIEQSKGASSKRNKVMANLHIPEPGESLHDIQGQVLVDIAQLNPNHESRLEAIERAEKLRQRERQLSQLNKFQEELGDFVEDNRLKKSGGIEEVENLRKQRDQENLKNSFGIV